In the genome of Rhodococcus sp. B50, one region contains:
- a CDS encoding ATP-dependent DNA helicase encodes MELSVTTPRVELPAIPRRLRRRNGDFVLSHHGSHKHSSQRILDAETMLVSATSEPTVFTARSASIHEVYETMRAETGRNLNAGQRTLTEHFLQSGALLAVGVGPAGTGKTTSMKAVVQAWQNEGRGVIALAPSAVAAETLGEEVGVTGLTLASLTYPWRGLVGSRPGTLPAGIDIAPGTMLLVDEASLASTLDLAAVVEIAKERGAVVRLLGDPAQLDAVETGGMLRYLAQNTDAPELDTVVRFGNDTAQAENSMLLRSGDSTGLDLIYERDLVREGTREEMIGQAVENYLHDLADGKESIVMLPTREDVTAANIQVQAVRRHDGTSDESTTIALADELTAGRGDIVLTRSNRRDLNPSGGKKAGAFVRNGDLWEVLDVVSERGALTVRHLEHGGVITLPADYISTHVQLGYASTVHRAQGVTVDTAHAIITAEMDRSGLYVAVTRARTDNRIYVPVDAPVNLDTERPHLEDKNVSTGRMILETVVATDNGHRTATEELAEQAAHATDPERLREAYLAAQRRLRDDALETEMRRTLPEQIAATIEGTEGWAQLRQLLADAHDHGYSTRTLLGHALAEGPLAGAKDIGAVLAHRTRAIVGQFTEHPTLPPLPIRDPLHTDAEMHDFAVECARRYIATTDRAAAADTGIGEIIRRYRDTSALLETQRVRTLATAALGEELGARIAEESSARLLARQLHRAAQAGVDPINLLTWHHERLAANGTDTTAAALRSDMAKPLTELIARRTTAWLTEHEETITEHLPTLALQTDDERAQAIAGRIEHLHRLSGASIEEVVADLAERAGATAPATTLLAELDRIAAEGRDLTNPDAPEWVVAPVSDADTIDPELAATIREDYQTIAELHRDYRDQLTDDTAPTWAHSNLGACPDDPEHAALWRATIADAAAYRSAHHITDNDTFAGGRPKDRRAALDWTHIERQHSKLREQQEHHEPEHRRPGMEAEPRPDFGHGKERSWRV; translated from the coding sequence GCCCGCGATCCCGAGGCGTCTGCGCCGACGTAACGGCGACTTCGTTCTGTCCCACCACGGCAGCCACAAACACAGCTCCCAGCGCATCCTCGACGCCGAAACGATGCTGGTATCGGCCACCAGCGAACCCACTGTCTTCACCGCTCGCAGCGCCTCGATCCACGAGGTGTACGAGACGATGCGCGCCGAAACCGGGCGCAACCTCAACGCCGGCCAGCGCACCTTGACCGAGCACTTCCTGCAATCCGGGGCACTGCTGGCCGTCGGTGTCGGACCCGCAGGAACCGGCAAGACCACCAGCATGAAAGCCGTCGTGCAGGCATGGCAGAACGAAGGCCGGGGCGTCATAGCCCTCGCACCCTCCGCAGTCGCCGCCGAAACACTCGGCGAAGAAGTCGGCGTCACCGGCCTGACCCTGGCCTCCCTGACCTACCCCTGGCGCGGTCTCGTCGGCAGTCGCCCCGGCACACTCCCGGCCGGCATCGACATCGCACCGGGCACGATGCTGCTCGTCGACGAAGCATCCCTTGCCTCCACCCTCGACCTCGCCGCCGTCGTCGAGATCGCCAAGGAACGTGGCGCAGTCGTCCGCCTGCTCGGTGACCCGGCCCAGCTCGACGCTGTGGAAACCGGCGGAATGCTGCGCTATCTGGCGCAGAACACCGACGCTCCCGAACTCGACACCGTGGTCAGATTCGGCAACGACACCGCCCAAGCCGAAAACTCGATGCTGCTGCGATCCGGTGACTCCACCGGCCTGGACCTGATCTACGAACGCGACCTCGTGCGCGAAGGAACACGCGAAGAAATGATCGGCCAGGCCGTCGAGAACTACCTCCACGACCTCGCCGACGGCAAAGAATCCATCGTCATGCTGCCCACCCGCGAGGACGTCACGGCAGCGAACATCCAAGTCCAGGCCGTGCGCCGCCACGACGGAACCAGCGACGAATCCACCACCATCGCCCTCGCCGACGAACTCACCGCAGGCCGCGGCGACATCGTGCTCACCCGCAGCAACCGCCGCGATCTGAACCCCTCCGGCGGAAAGAAAGCCGGAGCGTTCGTGCGAAACGGCGACCTATGGGAAGTACTCGATGTCGTCTCCGAACGCGGCGCACTGACCGTCCGGCACCTCGAACACGGCGGCGTCATCACCCTGCCGGCCGACTACATCAGCACCCACGTGCAACTCGGCTACGCCTCCACCGTGCACCGCGCCCAGGGCGTCACCGTCGACACCGCCCACGCCATCATCACCGCCGAGATGGACCGCTCCGGGCTGTATGTGGCCGTCACCCGCGCCCGCACCGACAACCGGATCTACGTCCCGGTCGACGCGCCCGTCAACCTCGACACCGAGCGTCCGCACCTAGAAGACAAGAACGTCTCCACCGGCCGGATGATCCTCGAAACCGTCGTCGCCACCGACAACGGCCACCGCACCGCCACCGAAGAACTCGCCGAACAAGCCGCCCACGCCACCGACCCGGAGCGGCTGCGCGAGGCATATCTGGCCGCCCAACGCCGCCTCCGCGACGACGCACTCGAGACCGAGATGCGCCGCACCCTGCCCGAACAGATTGCCGCCACCATCGAAGGCACCGAAGGATGGGCGCAGCTTCGCCAGCTCCTCGCCGATGCCCATGACCACGGCTACAGCACCCGCACACTCCTCGGACACGCCCTCGCCGAAGGCCCCCTCGCCGGAGCGAAAGACATCGGAGCGGTCCTCGCCCACCGCACCCGCGCCATCGTCGGCCAGTTCACCGAACACCCGACATTGCCGCCGCTACCGATCCGCGACCCGCTCCACACCGACGCGGAAATGCACGACTTCGCGGTCGAATGCGCCCGCCGCTACATCGCGACCACCGACCGCGCCGCGGCCGCAGACACCGGCATCGGCGAGATCATCCGCCGCTACCGCGACACCTCCGCACTGCTCGAAACACAGAGAGTTCGCACCCTCGCCACCGCTGCACTCGGAGAAGAACTCGGTGCCCGCATCGCCGAAGAATCCTCCGCACGACTGCTCGCCCGCCAGCTCCACCGCGCCGCCCAAGCCGGCGTCGACCCGATCAACCTGCTCACCTGGCACCACGAACGCCTGGCCGCAAACGGCACCGACACCACCGCGGCCGCGCTGCGCTCCGACATGGCCAAGCCCCTGACCGAGTTGATTGCCCGCCGCACCACCGCATGGCTCACTGAGCACGAAGAGACCATCACCGAGCACCTGCCCACGCTCGCGTTGCAGACCGACGACGAACGCGCCCAGGCCATCGCCGGACGCATCGAACACCTCCACCGCCTCAGCGGAGCGAGCATTGAGGAGGTCGTGGCCGATCTGGCAGAGCGGGCCGGAGCCACCGCCCCAGCGACCACGCTGCTCGCCGAACTCGACCGCATCGCCGCCGAGGGCCGAGACCTCACGAACCCCGACGCACCCGAATGGGTCGTCGCGCCCGTGTCCGACGCCGACACCATCGACCCCGAACTCGCCGCCACGATCCGCGAGGACTACCAGACCATCGCCGAGCTCCACCGCGACTACCGCGACCAGCTCACCGACGACACCGCACCGACCTGGGCACATTCGAACCTCGGTGCCTGCCCCGACGATCCCGAACACGCTGCCCTGTGGCGGGCCACCATCGCAGACGCCGCCGCCTACCGCAGTGCCCATCACATCACCGATAACGACACCTTCGCCGGAGGCCGCCCCAAGGACCGCCGCGCCGCACTCGACTGGACACACATCGAACGCCAACATTCCAAGCTGCGCGAACAGCAGGAACATCACGAACCCGAGCATCGCAGGCCCGGCATGGAAGCAGAGCCACGCCCCGACTTCGGGCATGGTAAGGAAAGAAGCTGGCGCGTCTAA